One Elusimicrobiota bacterium genomic region harbors:
- a CDS encoding LemA family protein: MKKGLLIVLGIVVVIGLWAGSVYNKLVNRSEAVPAAWSQVQTVLQRRYDLIPNLVNTVKGYAKHEKDLLTEVTRLRSQWGEAKNQSQQIAAANGLESALSKLMVVVEQYPQLKANENFIRLQDELAGTENRISVERMRYNETVNSYNVTVRGFPTNMVAGMFGFKKAENYFAGDKSAQQAPQVQF, translated from the coding sequence ATGAAAAAAGGCTTACTGATAGTGCTGGGAATTGTAGTGGTAATAGGGCTGTGGGCGGGTTCGGTCTATAACAAACTTGTAAACCGTTCCGAGGCCGTGCCGGCGGCGTGGAGCCAGGTGCAGACCGTTCTTCAGCGGCGCTATGACCTTATACCCAACCTGGTCAACACGGTAAAGGGCTATGCGAAACATGAAAAAGACCTTCTGACCGAGGTGACAAGACTTAGAAGCCAATGGGGCGAAGCCAAAAACCAGAGCCAGCAGATCGCGGCGGCTAACGGGCTGGAATCCGCGTTAAGCAAACTGATGGTGGTGGTTGAGCAGTATCCCCAGCTTAAAGCCAATGAGAATTTTATCAGGCTGCAGGACGAGCTTGCCGGCACCGAGAACCGCATTTCGGTGGAAAGAATGCGCTATAACGAAACGGTGAACTCCTACAATGTCACGGTGAGGGGTTTCCCGACGAATATGGTGGCGGGGATGTTCGGCTTTAAGAAAGCCGAGAATTATTTCGCGGGCGATAAATCAGCGCAGCAGGCGCCCCAGGTCCAGTTTTAA
- a CDS encoding AAA family ATPase — protein sequence MPSTKKPPYKIALISTHGTGKTTLCYEVAAELKKRGLKVKVFSEMAAAAFEQGIPINETTTLPAQLYIMMQHITEELRAVIRNYQVVVCDRSVFDNLAYMERRCGSNQFIRDFLKGYTEKFPYDVIYKLPMTGELMDDGIRDAQSREFQEDIYNRLNALLEELAIEHRTLPAPRTELRKEWADLIVRETLEALVRPAPSAKEKAAV from the coding sequence ATGCCCAGCACAAAAAAACCGCCTTACAAAATAGCTCTCATTTCCACCCACGGCACCGGAAAGACCACCCTATGCTATGAGGTGGCGGCGGAGCTGAAGAAACGCGGCCTCAAAGTTAAGGTTTTTTCGGAGATGGCGGCTGCCGCCTTCGAACAGGGCATACCCATAAACGAAACCACCACCCTGCCGGCCCAGCTGTACATAATGATGCAGCATATCACCGAGGAGCTGCGCGCCGTGATACGCAATTATCAGGTGGTGGTATGCGACCGCAGCGTTTTCGACAATCTGGCCTACATGGAACGGCGCTGCGGAAGCAACCAGTTCATCCGGGATTTTCTGAAGGGCTACACCGAAAAGTTCCCATATGACGTCATCTATAAGCTGCCGATGACGGGCGAGCTTATGGATGACGGCATACGCGACGCGCAGAGCCGGGAATTTCAGGAGGATATTTACAACCGTCTCAACGCCTTGCTGGAAGAACTCGCAATAGAGCACCGGACGCTCCCGGCGCCCAGAACCGAGCTGCGCAAGGAGTGGGCGGACCTGATAGTGCGCGAGACCCTGGAAGCATTGGTCCGCCCCGCGCCTTCCGCCAAAGAAAAAGCCGCCGTCTGA
- a CDS encoding response regulator transcription factor — MKKEVKRILIVEDEADVALVVTKILEGRDVHISTTGSIKETEELLEKEAFDIIIMDRMLPDGDSVQIFKKLKESPALKLLPVLILSGKDRFGEQAEGLDLGADDYMTKPFSPQELRIRVEALLRRAEKFAS, encoded by the coding sequence ATGAAGAAGGAAGTCAAGCGTATACTAATTGTAGAGGACGAGGCTGATGTAGCCCTGGTGGTGACAAAGATCCTGGAAGGCCGCGACGTCCATATTTCCACCACCGGTTCCATCAAGGAGACGGAGGAACTGCTGGAGAAGGAAGCCTTCGACATAATAATTATGGACCGGATGCTCCCCGACGGCGACAGCGTGCAGATCTTTAAAAAGCTGAAAGAGTCGCCCGCGCTCAAGCTCCTCCCCGTGCTTATCCTGAGCGGCAAGGACCGCTTTGGCGAGCAGGCCGAAGGCCTGGACCTGGGCGCCGACGACTACATGACCAAGCCCTTCTCGCCGCAGGAACTAAGGATCCGCGTGGAAGCCCTGCTCCGCCGGGCCGAAAAGTTCGCTTCTTGA
- a CDS encoding secondary thiamine-phosphate synthase enzyme YjbQ, translated as MVYKFKVKTSAKSEMADITGEIEGIVRESGLKSGICHIFVPHTTCGLAINENADPDVKRDIIAKLNESVSEDFPYRHSEGNSPAHIKSVLVGPSLTVFIEDGDLQLGTWQGIYLCEYDGPRTREVWAKLIKA; from the coding sequence ATGGTGTATAAATTCAAGGTTAAAACTTCGGCGAAGTCGGAGATGGCCGATATAACCGGCGAGATCGAGGGGATAGTCCGGGAAAGTGGGTTGAAAAGCGGAATTTGCCACATCTTCGTCCCCCATACCACCTGCGGTCTGGCGATAAACGAAAACGCCGACCCGGACGTGAAGCGCGACATCATAGCCAAGCTGAATGAGAGCGTATCAGAGGATTTTCCCTACCGCCACTCCGAGGGTAATTCCCCGGCCCATATAAAATCGGTGCTGGTGGGGCCCTCGCTTACGGTTTTTATAGAGGACGGGGACCTTCAACTGGGAACCTGGCAGGGGATATATCTATGCGAATATGACGGCCCGCGCACCCGCGAGGTATGGGCAAAACTTATCAAAGCATAG
- a CDS encoding DegT/DnrJ/EryC1/StrS family aminotransferase, translated as MTQKKVLVPANEPLLSGREAEYVSDCVRTGWISGAGGYVERFEKEWAAYCGRRYGVAVSSGTAALELAVSVLALPAGGEVLLPAFTIVSCLEAVLRNDLTPVLVDCDPLTYCMDVADARGKITARTVAVMPVHLYGHPVDMEPLIKLCARRRLKIIEDAAEAIGAQCRIGGEWRRCGSFGDMSAFSFYANKNITCGEGGMVLTDNAAAASALRSRRDLCFGADRRYIHADRGWSFRMTNMQASIGCAQLERIARFLERKREVAALYSRGLSGLPLFFPHVEAWARSSVWMYAIRLKDNVPFDALEFSRRLGSEGVDTRPFFFGLHMQPCYGKIGLFAGQSFPVTEAIQSRGLLLPSGQAITDAQVAFVIETVRKTLGSRHNRSRK; from the coding sequence ATGACTCAAAAGAAAGTCCTGGTTCCGGCAAACGAGCCGCTCCTGTCGGGTCGGGAGGCGGAATATGTCTCCGATTGCGTCAGAACGGGCTGGATTTCAGGGGCAGGCGGTTATGTCGAGCGCTTTGAAAAAGAGTGGGCCGCTTATTGCGGCCGCCGTTATGGAGTGGCCGTAAGCAGTGGCACGGCCGCTCTTGAACTGGCCGTATCGGTCCTGGCTCTCCCCGCCGGCGGAGAGGTCCTGCTTCCCGCGTTCACCATTGTCAGCTGTCTGGAAGCCGTGCTTCGCAATGATCTGACCCCGGTCCTTGTCGATTGCGACCCCTTGACTTATTGTATGGATGTCGCGGATGCGCGCGGCAAGATAACCGCCCGGACCGTGGCGGTCATGCCGGTGCATCTTTACGGGCATCCGGTCGATATGGAGCCGCTGATAAAATTATGCGCCCGGCGCCGGCTGAAAATTATCGAGGACGCGGCGGAAGCGATAGGGGCGCAATGCCGTATCGGCGGCGAATGGCGGCGGTGCGGAAGCTTTGGCGATATGTCCGCCTTTTCCTTTTACGCCAATAAAAACATCACCTGCGGCGAAGGCGGCATGGTTCTGACCGACAATGCCGCCGCCGCCTCCGCGCTTCGTTCCCGGCGCGATCTTTGTTTCGGCGCTGACAGGCGTTATATTCATGCGGACCGCGGCTGGAGTTTCCGCATGACAAATATGCAGGCCTCCATAGGCTGCGCGCAGCTGGAAAGGATCGCGCGATTTCTGGAGCGCAAACGCGAGGTCGCGGCACTTTACAGCCGCGGCCTGTCGGGTCTGCCGTTATTTTTTCCCCATGTCGAGGCCTGGGCGCGGTCTTCGGTCTGGATGTACGCGATACGGCTGAAGGACAATGTCCCGTTCGACGCGCTGGAATTTTCCAGGCGCCTGGGCAGCGAAGGGGTGGATACCAGGCCTTTTTTCTTCGGGCTGCATATGCAGCCCTGTTACGGTAAAATCGGCCTTTTCGCGGGGCAGTCCTTTCCCGTTACGGAAGCCATACAATCCCGCGGGCTTCTGCTTCCCTCCGGACAGGCCATTACGGATGCCCAGGTCGCGTTTGTGATAGAAACTGTGCGCAAAACGCTTGGCAGCCGGCATAACCGGAGCCGCAAATGA
- a CDS encoding class I SAM-dependent methyltransferase codes for MSRVFGGYARYYDLLYRDKDYAGEAAYIGKLFKRFGPGVKTVMEFGSGTGRHALFLARKGYAVCGVERSAGMLRQAEALVHRKRAGLALKGRAVPEFIREDIRSVRLGRRFDAVLALFHVVSYQIADKDLRAAFMTAREHVREGGLFIFDAWHGPAVLADPPASRSKIAGDAQLEVLRRAEPVIHPERAVVEVKYHLRVKWKAAGKREELRETHFMRYLFAPEVEGLANDCGFKILHSGQWLTGRPLDGGVWNACFVLRGC; via the coding sequence ATGAGCCGGGTATTCGGCGGATATGCGCGTTATTACGACCTGCTTTACCGGGATAAGGATTATGCGGGGGAGGCGGCTTATATCGGTAAGCTGTTCAAGCGGTTTGGCCCCGGTGTTAAAACCGTGATGGAATTCGGCTCCGGAACGGGCAGGCACGCTCTTTTTCTGGCGCGCAAGGGCTATGCCGTGTGCGGGGTGGAGCGAAGCGCGGGTATGCTGCGGCAGGCCGAAGCTCTGGTCCATCGCAAGAGAGCGGGACTGGCGCTCAAGGGCCGGGCCGTTCCGGAATTTATCAGGGAAGATATCCGCAGCGTGCGCCTTGGCCGCCGGTTTGACGCGGTGCTTGCCCTTTTTCATGTTGTGAGCTATCAAATCGCGGATAAGGACCTGCGTGCTGCGTTCATGACCGCGCGTGAGCATGTGCGCGAGGGCGGACTCTTTATTTTTGACGCCTGGCACGGCCCGGCTGTGCTCGCCGACCCGCCGGCCAGCCGCTCTAAAATTGCCGGCGACGCTCAACTGGAGGTTCTGAGGCGGGCGGAACCGGTCATTCATCCCGAGCGCGCGGTGGTCGAGGTGAAATATCATCTGCGCGTTAAATGGAAAGCCGCCGGGAAACGCGAAGAACTGCGGGAAACGCATTTTATGCGCTACCTGTTCGCCCCGGAGGTCGAAGGTCTAGCGAATGACTGCGGTTTTAAAATTTTACATTCCGGGCAATGGCTTACCGGCAGGCCGCTTGACGGCGGCGTTTGGAACGCCTGCTTTGTTTTAAGGGGCTGCTGA